A genomic segment from Bacteroidota bacterium encodes:
- the accB gene encoding acetyl-CoA carboxylase biotin carboxyl carrier protein: MDLTRIQDLIRLVNESGVAEVEVEESGVRIVVRKHAPQVSYQPMGAPAMPYMMPPPMSAPPMGGGAIQAPQAFPFPTGYPPAYPVQVPTAGTPVAPQMPPAPQASTDTKPESSDAPVDGTLVRAPIVGTFYSAPSPDSDPFVTVGSAVKKGDTLCIIEAMKLMNEIEAEVSGTVKQLLVDNAEPVEYDQPLFVIG; this comes from the coding sequence ATGGACCTGACCCGCATCCAGGATCTGATTCGCCTCGTCAACGAGAGCGGCGTCGCCGAAGTCGAAGTCGAGGAGAGCGGTGTGCGCATCGTGGTGCGCAAGCACGCGCCGCAGGTGTCCTACCAGCCGATGGGCGCCCCAGCGATGCCCTACATGATGCCGCCCCCGATGAGCGCCCCTCCCATGGGCGGCGGCGCGATCCAGGCCCCGCAGGCATTCCCGTTCCCGACGGGCTATCCGCCGGCCTACCCCGTCCAGGTCCCGACCGCAGGCACGCCGGTGGCTCCCCAGATGCCCCCAGCCCCGCAAGCATCGACCGACACGAAGCCCGAATCCAGCGACGCGCCCGTCGACGGCACGCTCGTCCGCGCGCCCATCGTCGGCACGTTCTACAGCGCGCCCTCGCCCGACTCCGACCCCTTTGTGACTGTCGGCAGCGCCGTCAAGAAGGGCGACACGCTCTGCATCATCGAGGCGATGAAGCTGATGAACGAGATCGAGGCCGAGGTGAGCGGCACCGTCAAGCAGCTCCTCGTCGACAACGCCGAGCCGGTCGAGTACGACCAGCCGCTGTTCGTGATTGGCTAG
- the efp gene encoding elongation factor P: MASTQDFRNGFTFFWNGDIWSIVEFLHVKPGKGGAFVRTKLKNIRSGKVVDNVFRAGEKVDEARVERRSYQFLYEDDLGLHLMNTDTYEQTSLPASQVEGREFIKEGGEIDLLVNAATDEPLSVEIPRHVHLTITKTDPGLKGDTATGATKPATLESGATVNVPLFLNEGDVVRVDTTDGSYIERVSTGS; this comes from the coding sequence ATGGCTTCCACCCAGGACTTCCGCAACGGCTTCACCTTCTTCTGGAACGGCGACATCTGGAGCATCGTCGAGTTTCTCCACGTCAAGCCCGGCAAGGGCGGCGCGTTCGTGCGCACCAAGCTCAAGAACATCCGCTCGGGCAAGGTCGTCGACAACGTCTTCCGCGCTGGCGAGAAGGTCGACGAGGCCCGCGTCGAGCGCCGCTCCTACCAGTTCCTCTACGAGGACGACCTCGGCCTCCACCTCATGAACACGGACACCTACGAGCAGACCTCGCTCCCGGCGAGCCAGGTCGAGGGCCGCGAGTTCATCAAGGAAGGCGGCGAGATCGACCTGCTCGTGAACGCGGCCACCGACGAGCCGCTCTCGGTCGAGATTCCGCGCCACGTGCACCTCACGATCACGAAGACCGACCCCGGCCTCAAGGGCGACACAGCCACGGGCGCGACCAAGCCCGCCACGCTCGAAAGCGGGGCCACCGTCAACGTGCCCCTCTTTCTCAACGAGGGCGACGTGGTCCGCGTGGATACCACCGACGGCTCGTACATTGAGCGCGTAAGCACTGGCTCCTAA